The following are encoded together in the Actinomycetota bacterium genome:
- a CDS encoding N-acetyltransferase, whose amino-acid sequence MAESFVPDDFEAPSGLWHPGMRLEPLGPEHNERDYEAWSSSIDRIRATPGFQESDADEDGDAPWPRPMSLEENLGDLQRHAADFAARRGFTYSVLDPDTDEVIGCVYIYPSKDEDHDARVESWVRASRAELDTALWNAVSDWLDSDWPFSRVDYRGG is encoded by the coding sequence ATGGCCGAGTCCTTCGTACCCGATGACTTCGAGGCGCCCTCCGGACTGTGGCACCCCGGGATGCGCCTGGAACCCCTCGGTCCCGAGCACAACGAGCGGGACTATGAGGCCTGGTCCTCGAGCATCGATCGCATCCGAGCCACCCCCGGGTTCCAAGAGAGCGACGCGGACGAAGACGGCGATGCACCATGGCCGCGCCCGATGTCGCTCGAGGAGAACCTGGGCGATCTGCAGCGCCACGCGGCCGACTTCGCGGCCAGGCGAGGCTTCACGTACTCCGTGCTCGACCCCGACACCGACGAGGTGATCGGCTGTGTCTACATCTACCCGTCGAAGGACGAGGATCACGACGCACGCGTCGAGTCGTGGGTCCGCGCATCCCGTGCAGAACTGGATACGGCGCTCTGGAACGCGGTCTCGGACTGGCTCGACTCCGATTGGCCGTTCTCGCGCGTCGACTACAGAGGTGGCTGA
- a CDS encoding helix-turn-helix transcriptional regulator has protein sequence MSDAYRIGEAARALGVRVETLRRWERDGKLRMERTAGGQRTVPTSEVARLLADRRHEEPIAAASARNRFPGVITEVKRDRLAATVEIQAGPHRVLAFITREAADQLGLEPGMEAVATVKATSVMVNLLNE, from the coding sequence ATGAGCGACGCCTATCGCATCGGTGAGGCCGCCAGGGCGCTCGGGGTCCGAGTCGAGACCCTGCGCCGGTGGGAGCGCGACGGCAAGCTCCGCATGGAGCGCACGGCCGGAGGCCAGCGCACGGTGCCGACATCGGAGGTCGCGCGGCTGCTCGCCGACCGCCGACACGAGGAACCGATCGCCGCGGCGAGCGCCCGGAACCGCTTCCCGGGCGTGATCACCGAAGTGAAGCGCGACCGGCTCGCGGCAACCGTGGAGATCCAGGCCGGGCCTCACCGGGTGCTCGCCTTCATCACCCGGGAAGCCGCGGATCAGCTCGGACTCGAGCCTGGCATGGAGGCGGTCGCCACGGTGAAGGCGACCAGCGTCATGGTCAATCTTCTGAACGAGTAA
- a CDS encoding ABC transporter permease, translated as MRTRTPLPLWIFAGVGMVFVTLPLVALLLRAPWDDVATSLQGAGAGEALRLSIVVSLTATGLSLLLGVPLAWVLARSRMPGRSLLRAIVVLPVVLPPVVGGISLLAALGRGGVVGRWLYSTFDLQLTFTTWGAILATTFVSMPLVVLATEAGLRSIDRRYEHAAAALGARPRYTIRRVVLPMLGPQLAAGAVLAWARALGEFGATITFAGNLAGRTQTLPLAVYEARLTDPGGAIFLSLILVALSIGVLVAMRDRITQAR; from the coding sequence ATGCGAACGCGCACGCCGCTTCCTCTCTGGATCTTCGCCGGTGTCGGCATGGTCTTCGTGACGCTCCCCCTGGTCGCGCTGTTGCTTCGCGCACCCTGGGACGACGTCGCGACCTCGCTGCAGGGCGCGGGTGCCGGCGAGGCCCTGCGCCTGTCGATCGTCGTCTCGCTCACGGCGACCGGGCTCTCCCTCCTGCTCGGGGTGCCGCTCGCCTGGGTCCTGGCTCGTTCCCGGATGCCGGGTCGCTCTCTGCTGCGTGCGATCGTCGTGTTGCCGGTCGTGCTGCCGCCGGTCGTCGGGGGCATCAGCCTCCTCGCGGCCCTGGGCAGGGGCGGGGTCGTGGGCCGCTGGCTCTACTCGACGTTCGATCTGCAGCTCACGTTCACGACGTGGGGAGCGATCCTGGCGACCACGTTCGTCTCGATGCCCCTCGTCGTGCTCGCGACCGAGGCAGGCCTGCGCTCGATCGACCGGCGGTACGAGCACGCGGCGGCGGCGCTCGGGGCGAGGCCTCGATACACGATCCGGCGCGTCGTGCTGCCGATGCTCGGACCGCAGCTCGCAGCTGGAGCGGTGCTCGCGTGGGCGCGCGCCCTGGGCGAGTTCGGCGCCACGATCACGTTCGCCGGCAACCTCGCCGGGCGGACCCAGACGCTGCCGCTCGCCGTCTACGAAGCGCGCCTGACCGACCCAGGCGGAGCGATCTTCCTGTCCCTCATCCTGGTTGCGCTGTCGATCGGCGTGCTCGTGGCGATGCGCGATCGCATCACCCAGGCACGCTGA
- the lepB gene encoding signal peptidase I translates to MKTTERESLEAPEPNGAQKHAPKKHRNPVTQFLGELPGLIVMAFVLALLIKTFLVQAFYIPSGSMEPTLVPGDRVLVLKVPYYFSEPDRGDIIVFEDPDPSGVPDRGLVGGFFHWMFEGLGVQRPDSEDFIKRVIGTPGDTVWGKDGQVYVNGEPIDEPYLTQPTDDFKKDTVPEGKLFVMGDNRGNSLDSRFSLGMVPIDNVIGKAEVIIWPPGDLSLI, encoded by the coding sequence GTGAAGACGACGGAACGCGAGTCACTCGAGGCTCCCGAGCCGAACGGCGCGCAGAAGCACGCCCCGAAGAAGCACCGCAACCCCGTCACGCAGTTCCTGGGCGAGTTGCCGGGGCTCATCGTGATGGCGTTCGTGCTGGCGTTACTGATCAAGACGTTCCTCGTGCAGGCGTTCTACATCCCCTCGGGGTCGATGGAGCCGACGCTCGTGCCGGGCGACCGCGTGCTGGTGCTGAAGGTCCCCTACTACTTCAGCGAGCCCGACCGAGGCGACATCATCGTCTTCGAGGATCCCGATCCGAGCGGCGTGCCCGATCGCGGGCTCGTTGGTGGGTTCTTCCACTGGATGTTCGAGGGCCTCGGGGTGCAGCGCCCCGACAGCGAGGACTTCATCAAGCGAGTGATCGGCACGCCCGGTGACACGGTGTGGGGCAAGGACGGCCAGGTCTACGTCAACGGTGAGCCGATCGACGAGCCGTACCTCACCCAACCCACCGACGACTTCAAGAAGGACACGGTGCCCGAGGGGAAGCTCTTCGTGATGGGCGACAACCGTGGAAACTCGCTCGACTCTCGCTTCTCGCTGGGCATGGTCCCGATCGACAACGTGATCGGCAAGGCCGAGGTCATCATCTGGCCGCCGGGCGACCTGAGCCTCATCTAG
- a CDS encoding S26 family signal peptidase, producing MRACAGSYTPHGRSQCAWTRRCGLRNASNMDGPPSSDDGTGGSDGTVSGSRSIETYHRGRKRVAGLGATAVAAAGVAWACLRWKPSRVEIEGGSMAPTLAPGDWAMVASPSRYERDDVVVVEHPGRPGYEMVKRIVGMPGDRVGDRTLADDEYWVVGDYEPASTDSRQFGPVRADELKAKVLLVYWPPDRRRRVR from the coding sequence ATGCGGGCCTGCGCCGGGTCGTACACACCGCACGGCAGGTCGCAGTGTGCGTGGACGCGGCGGTGCGGCTTGAGGAATGCTTCCAACATGGATGGCCCTCCTTCTTCCGACGATGGAACCGGCGGTTCCGACGGAACGGTCTCCGGTTCCCGTTCGATCGAAACCTACCATCGCGGTCGGAAACGGGTGGCCGGGCTCGGCGCGACAGCCGTAGCGGCGGCGGGGGTGGCGTGGGCCTGTCTCCGCTGGAAGCCCTCACGGGTCGAGATCGAGGGTGGATCGATGGCGCCGACGCTCGCCCCTGGCGACTGGGCGATGGTCGCGAGCCCGTCGCGGTACGAGCGCGACGACGTCGTCGTGGTGGAGCATCCCGGCCGGCCCGGCTACGAGATGGTCAAGCGCATCGTGGGCATGCCCGGCGATCGCGTCGGCGACCGGACGCTCGCCGACGACGAGTACTGGGTCGTCGGCGACTACGAGCCGGCGTCGACGGACTCGCGCCAGTTCGGACCGGTGCGCGCCGACGAGCTGAAGGCGAAGGTGTTGCTCGTGTATTGGCCGCCCGACCGGCGGCGCCGGGTCAGGTAG
- a CDS encoding MFS transporter: MNTDRRSDTAATSTWFNPGVRSIGLASFLSDVGHEIPTSLLPSFLTVTLGAPASALGLIEGIADGAAGVAKLVGGALADDPERRAKVAVGGYAMTAVLSSGVGLATAPWQVAVLRTGAWAARGVRGPSRNAILADVVPAEAYGRAYGFERMADNLGAIVGPLMAIPLIAVMGVRSAIVVSIVPGLLAALAMLMVVRRVRRPTAQERRPIRLQVRPVLRGGLGRLFAGMGAFEFGNCAATLLILRATELLEPGRGQDRAASIAVLLYVAYNVAATLTSLPAGHLGDRRGTRLVLLGGTGAFLAAYLVFAGSGASISMLAAGFVLAGVGIGAAETAEHAAVAAHAPESIRGSAFGLLAALQSTGNLAASAIAGILWTVSSPTVAFLWLAAWMLTAAIAFLTMPRDGTRTPAPVEG; this comes from the coding sequence ATGAACACCGACCGGCGATCCGATACCGCCGCCACCTCGACCTGGTTCAACCCGGGCGTCCGCTCGATCGGGCTGGCGAGCTTCCTCTCCGACGTGGGGCACGAGATCCCGACGTCGCTGCTGCCGAGCTTCCTCACCGTGACGCTCGGGGCGCCTGCGTCGGCATTGGGGCTGATCGAGGGCATCGCCGATGGAGCGGCCGGGGTGGCGAAACTCGTCGGAGGGGCGCTCGCCGACGACCCGGAACGCCGGGCGAAGGTCGCGGTCGGCGGCTACGCGATGACCGCGGTCCTCTCGAGCGGCGTCGGCCTGGCCACCGCCCCGTGGCAGGTCGCCGTGCTCCGGACCGGCGCCTGGGCCGCGCGCGGCGTCCGCGGCCCCAGCCGCAACGCCATCCTCGCCGACGTTGTGCCGGCCGAGGCGTACGGTCGTGCCTACGGGTTCGAGCGCATGGCCGACAACCTCGGCGCGATCGTCGGCCCACTCATGGCGATCCCGTTGATCGCGGTCATGGGCGTGCGCTCGGCGATCGTGGTCTCGATCGTCCCCGGGTTGCTCGCAGCGCTCGCGATGCTCATGGTTGTACGGCGCGTTCGAAGGCCTACCGCGCAGGAACGGCGCCCGATCCGGTTGCAGGTGCGCCCGGTGCTGCGAGGCGGACTCGGACGGCTGTTCGCCGGCATGGGTGCGTTCGAGTTCGGGAACTGCGCGGCGACCCTGCTGATCCTGCGAGCCACCGAGCTGCTGGAACCCGGCAGGGGGCAGGACCGCGCAGCCAGCATCGCCGTGCTGCTCTACGTGGCGTACAACGTCGCCGCGACGCTCACGAGCCTGCCCGCCGGGCACCTCGGCGACCGGCGAGGCACGCGGCTCGTGCTGCTGGGAGGCACCGGCGCGTTCCTCGCCGCCTACCTGGTGTTCGCAGGCTCCGGCGCGAGCATCTCCATGCTCGCCGCGGGATTCGTCCTTGCCGGCGTCGGCATCGGAGCCGCCGAGACCGCCGAGCATGCCGCGGTGGCTGCGCACGCGCCCGAGTCGATCCGCGGCAGCGCCTTCGGATTGCTCGCCGCGCTGCAGAGCACCGGGAACCTCGCCGCGAGCGCGATCGCCGGTATCCTCTGGACCGTTTCGTCTCCCACGGTCGCGTTCCTCTGGCTCGCCGCGTGGATGCTCACCGCCGCGATCGCGTTCCTCACGATGCCGCGTGACGGCACTCGCACGCCCGCGCCGGTCGAGGGGTAG
- a CDS encoding LiaF domain-containing protein encodes MKPIRIWIGVVFLTLGVLGILDATGALESTQLIDDWWPIAVIGLGAIGMVAERRISLGPSIVVMIGLLLLAGQQGWADEDLFGPAILVAIGLVVLSGLWSRGRERTADGENSLVMFGATKIKDRSEHFDHADVSAVFGGATLDLRQAHVDRDASVDALALFGGVDVVVPEGWRVAIEGTPIFGGFEDKTKGEPELPADAPVLNVHATAIFGGVDVKNSIDQ; translated from the coding sequence ATGAAGCCCATTCGGATCTGGATCGGAGTCGTGTTCCTGACGCTCGGCGTGCTCGGCATCCTCGACGCGACCGGGGCGCTCGAGTCGACCCAGTTGATTGACGACTGGTGGCCGATCGCGGTGATCGGACTGGGAGCGATCGGGATGGTCGCCGAGCGCCGGATCTCGCTCGGTCCGTCGATCGTCGTCATGATCGGACTCCTGCTCCTGGCGGGTCAGCAGGGCTGGGCCGACGAGGACCTGTTCGGGCCGGCGATCCTGGTCGCGATCGGGCTCGTCGTGCTCTCGGGCCTGTGGAGCCGGGGACGGGAACGGACCGCAGACGGTGAGAACTCGCTCGTGATGTTCGGAGCGACGAAGATCAAGGATCGGTCGGAGCACTTCGACCACGCCGACGTGTCAGCCGTCTTCGGCGGCGCGACGCTCGACCTGCGTCAGGCACACGTCGACCGCGACGCGTCGGTCGATGCCCTCGCGCTGTTCGGCGGCGTCGACGTCGTCGTGCCAGAGGGATGGCGGGTCGCGATCGAAGGAACGCCGATCTTCGGTGGCTTCGAGGACAAGACGAAAGGCGAGCCCGAGCTCCCTGCCGACGCTCCGGTGCTGAACGTGCACGCGACCGCGATCTTCGGGGGGGTCGACGTCAAGAACTCGATCGATCAATGA
- a CDS encoding choice-of-anchor Q domain-containing protein, with translation MNLRTSVGGLGPLALVVAVSVACIASGALPSAAHEDDETFRVNTTFDGFDGVCDEHCSLRDAIAAAAPRDTVRVPPGFYALTLTGSGGVGRGDIDLRSAITIEGGGETGVFIDASSLGQRAFTLGTATVGKRYVLEGLTIFGAHDPSTDGAAVKLVGGTGVLNRVTVSGSQGGHGGAVWTGLGTSLRTTDSLFIGNAAAGTGGAIHSEGALSVEGVSVTGNTATDGGGISATGSLTKMAASTIAGNTATGSGGGLYLDGPAELSSMTIAENEGARGGGIRRPSAAAGDATVRSSIVSDNTAADGRDCSGDLGSLGGNAGFATSCGLRAPTDRTGDDPQLRRLGPNGGPTPTMALRPSSPAIGSGIECSRRDQRGAPRDRRCDAGAYELVRCLGKSVNIVGTPDEDELSGGRRPDVFLGMGGDDEFQGSIGKDRACGGPGNDLLIAGPGEDRFDGETGNDRVKGESGGDWIWGGAGRDRLVGGPGDDQCQAERRDRDPRGCEILVTGAARRTAT, from the coding sequence GTGAACCTGCGCACCTCCGTCGGAGGTCTCGGTCCCCTCGCGCTCGTCGTCGCGGTGAGCGTCGCGTGCATCGCGTCGGGGGCGCTGCCTTCGGCGGCGCACGAGGACGACGAGACCTTCCGAGTGAATACGACCTTCGACGGGTTCGACGGCGTGTGCGACGAGCACTGCTCACTTCGGGATGCGATCGCAGCGGCCGCCCCACGCGACACCGTGCGGGTGCCTCCCGGGTTCTACGCGTTGACGTTGACCGGGAGCGGCGGCGTCGGTCGAGGGGACATCGATCTGCGCTCGGCGATCACGATCGAGGGTGGAGGCGAGACCGGGGTCTTCATCGACGCGTCGTCGCTCGGGCAGCGAGCCTTCACGCTCGGGACGGCGACCGTTGGCAAGCGATACGTGCTGGAGGGGCTCACGATCTTCGGGGCGCACGATCCGTCGACCGACGGAGCCGCGGTCAAGCTGGTGGGCGGAACCGGCGTGCTGAACCGCGTGACGGTCTCCGGCTCGCAAGGCGGGCACGGCGGGGCGGTCTGGACCGGCCTCGGCACATCGCTGAGGACGACTGATTCGCTCTTCATCGGGAACGCCGCCGCCGGCACCGGCGGAGCGATCCACAGCGAGGGGGCCCTCTCGGTCGAAGGGGTGTCGGTGACGGGCAACACCGCGACCGACGGAGGCGGGATCTCGGCAACGGGGTCGCTCACGAAGATGGCGGCCTCGACGATCGCGGGGAACACCGCGACGGGATCCGGCGGTGGGCTGTACCTCGACGGACCAGCCGAGTTGTCCTCCATGACGATCGCGGAGAACGAGGGCGCACGCGGCGGCGGGATCCGGCGCCCGTCGGCGGCGGCTGGCGACGCGACCGTCCGCTCGTCGATCGTCTCGGACAACACGGCGGCCGACGGACGTGACTGCTCGGGGGACCTCGGCTCGCTCGGTGGGAACGCGGGCTTCGCGACGAGCTGCGGCCTCCGGGCGCCGACCGATCGCACCGGCGACGATCCGCAACTGCGACGGCTCGGGCCCAACGGCGGGCCGACCCCGACGATGGCGCTCCGCCCGTCGAGCCCGGCGATCGGGAGCGGGATCGAGTGCTCGCGCCGCGACCAGCGGGGCGCCCCGCGCGACCGGCGGTGCGATGCCGGGGCCTACGAGCTCGTGCGATGCCTCGGCAAGTCCGTGAACATCGTGGGCACACCCGACGAGGACGAGCTCAGCGGTGGCCGCAGGCCCGACGTCTTCCTCGGCATGGGTGGCGACGACGAGTTCCAGGGTTCGATCGGGAAGGACCGTGCGTGCGGCGGTCCTGGCAACGACCTGCTGATCGCGGGGCCGGGCGAAGACCGGTTCGACGGCGAGACGGGGAACGACCGCGTGAAGGGTGAATCCGGCGGCGACTGGATCTGGGGCGGAGCCGGCCGCGACCGGCTCGTCGGGGGCCCCGGCGACGACCAGTGCCAGGCCGAGCGGCGCGACCGCGACCCCAGAGGCTGCGAGATCCTCGTGACCGGGGCGGCCCGGCGGACCGCTACCTGA
- the sodN gene encoding superoxide dismutase, Ni — protein MLEAFLKPHRRVHAHCDLPCGVYDPAQARIEAESVKACQEKYQGSDDDVFKERAVSIKEERADLVKHHLWVLWTDYFKPEHLEKFPELHEKFWQATKLAGDSKKSQDPAQGQQLLDAVDEIGKVFWETKS, from the coding sequence ATGTTGGAAGCATTCCTCAAGCCGCACCGCCGCGTCCACGCACACTGCGACCTGCCGTGCGGTGTGTACGACCCGGCGCAGGCCCGCATCGAGGCCGAGTCGGTCAAGGCGTGCCAGGAGAAGTACCAAGGCAGCGACGACGACGTCTTCAAGGAGCGTGCGGTCTCGATCAAGGAGGAGCGCGCCGACCTGGTCAAGCACCACCTGTGGGTGCTGTGGACCGACTACTTCAAGCCCGAGCATCTCGAGAAGTTCCCGGAGCTGCACGAGAAGTTCTGGCAGGCCACGAAGCTCGCCGGCGACTCGAAGAAGTCGCAGGACCCGGCGCAGGGCCAGCAGCTGCTCGACGCGGTCGACGAGATCGGCAAGGTCTTCTGGGAGACCAAGAGCTAG
- a CDS encoding ABC transporter ATP-binding protein, with protein sequence MTLHADITARRAGFEVAVALDVADGETLALLGPNGAGKSTVVDALIGTLELAEGAIVVDGERVDRLPPEQRPIGVCFQDDLLFPKLSALENVAFPLRARKIPKVEARRRAAALLEDLAPSVAPATLPDSLSGGERQRVALARALVPEPRLLLLDEPFANVDVSARPGLRALVREIARAFGGATVLIAHEPLDALTLADRVALLEAGRITQTGTPDEIRAAPSSHYAADLVGVNLFVGALEPLGDGAATLRTRDGAITVSPEEAVVTGTPAIASLKPIDVSLHAREPEGSARNVFRGTIEEIADDGDRARLRLDTRPPLTAEVTSGSVARMGLRTGDEIWASFKAVEVSLQFEDADAAEPPTGTLGR encoded by the coding sequence GTGACATTGCATGCCGACATCACCGCGCGACGGGCTGGCTTCGAGGTCGCGGTCGCCCTCGACGTCGCCGACGGCGAGACCCTGGCCCTGCTGGGTCCGAACGGGGCCGGCAAGTCGACCGTGGTCGATGCGCTGATCGGCACGCTCGAGCTCGCCGAGGGGGCGATCGTGGTCGACGGCGAGCGGGTCGACCGGCTGCCCCCGGAGCAACGCCCGATCGGCGTGTGCTTCCAGGACGATCTGCTCTTCCCGAAGCTCTCGGCGCTCGAGAACGTGGCGTTCCCGCTCCGCGCGAGGAAGATCCCGAAGGTGGAGGCGCGGCGGCGGGCGGCCGCACTCCTCGAAGATCTGGCCCCCTCGGTCGCACCTGCGACCCTGCCGGATTCGCTCTCCGGCGGCGAGCGACAGCGTGTGGCCCTGGCTCGGGCACTCGTTCCCGAGCCGCGGCTGCTGCTGCTCGACGAGCCGTTCGCGAACGTCGACGTCTCGGCCCGGCCCGGCCTGCGGGCGCTCGTCCGCGAGATCGCCCGAGCCTTCGGCGGCGCGACGGTGCTGATCGCGCACGAACCGCTCGACGCGCTCACCCTCGCCGACCGTGTGGCGTTGCTCGAGGCCGGGCGCATCACGCAGACGGGCACGCCCGACGAGATCCGGGCCGCTCCCTCATCGCACTACGCCGCCGACCTCGTCGGAGTGAACCTGTTCGTGGGCGCCCTGGAGCCCCTCGGCGACGGCGCGGCGACGCTGCGCACGCGCGACGGGGCGATCACGGTCTCGCCGGAGGAAGCGGTGGTCACCGGCACACCGGCGATCGCCAGCCTGAAGCCGATCGACGTCTCCCTGCATGCGCGTGAGCCGGAGGGCTCGGCCCGCAACGTCTTCCGGGGAACGATCGAGGAGATCGCCGACGACGGGGACCGGGCTCGTCTGCGCCTCGACACTCGGCCTCCGCTGACGGCCGAGGTGACCAGCGGGTCGGTCGCCCGCATGGGGCTGCGCACCGGTGACGAGATCTGGGCGAGCTTCAAGGCCGTTGAGGTGTCGTTGCAGTTCGAGGATGCCGATGCCGCGGAGCCCCCAACCGGTACCCTTGGTCGGTGA
- the modA gene encoding molybdate ABC transporter substrate-binding protein produces MRRVLSLAIILPLLAGCGRTGTTDEATELTVFAASSLTDAFTEKIGPAFEAEHEGTTVVFNLAASDALAAQIRSEGTADVFASASGTWMDAVDYDPGVSDRTDFVRNRLVIITPPENPAGITSIDDLGSDGVQLVLAAEGVPVGDYAREALADAGIGGAAEANIVSNEEDNASVVAKIASGEGEAGIVYWSDISVAAGNEVVAVEIPDDLNVIATYPIAVVTGAADTELASAFVVYVTGPDGQAALEEYGFMPVT; encoded by the coding sequence ATGCGACGCGTACTCTCGCTGGCTATCATCCTGCCGCTGCTCGCCGGCTGCGGTCGTACCGGTACTACCGACGAGGCGACCGAGCTGACCGTGTTCGCGGCCTCGTCGCTCACGGACGCGTTCACCGAGAAGATCGGACCGGCCTTCGAGGCCGAGCACGAAGGCACGACGGTCGTGTTCAACCTCGCCGCCTCCGATGCGCTCGCCGCTCAGATCCGGAGCGAGGGCACGGCCGATGTGTTCGCCAGCGCCAGCGGCACGTGGATGGACGCCGTCGACTATGACCCCGGCGTGAGCGATCGCACGGACTTCGTGCGGAACCGGCTCGTGATCATCACACCGCCCGAGAACCCTGCCGGGATCACATCGATCGATGATCTCGGGAGCGACGGCGTTCAGCTCGTGCTCGCCGCCGAGGGCGTCCCGGTCGGCGACTACGCACGCGAGGCCCTCGCCGACGCCGGCATCGGGGGTGCGGCCGAAGCCAACATCGTCTCGAACGAGGAGGACAATGCGAGCGTCGTGGCGAAGATCGCGTCCGGCGAGGGCGAGGCCGGCATCGTGTACTGGTCCGACATCTCGGTAGCCGCGGGAAACGAAGTCGTCGCGGTCGAGATCCCCGACGACCTGAACGTGATCGCGACCTACCCGATCGCGGTCGTCACGGGTGCCGCGGATACCGAGCTCGCCTCGGCGTTCGTGGTCTACGTGACCGGTCCCGACGGGCAGGCAGCCCTCGAGGAGTACGGGTTCATGCCCGTCACCTGA
- a CDS encoding DUF933 domain-containing protein, translating to MRDVGLVGVAYSGKSTLFTALTRAGSHGGQANVAVVSVPDARLQVLTEMERSARTVAAQVRFVDIPGGVSSAQGIAKLREVDALAVVLRCFGADAAPLDELETVRAALLLADLGVIESALEKAVKKARQKPGLEVDALQRAKEALEAETPLRDAGVSDEDAVHLRGIAPLTLKPEVVVANLEEGLEVPPELAVAGAVGVYASIEAETAEMDADEARALLEEFGVSQPGLETVIEACYRALDLITFLTTGEDETRAWEVRRGAKAPEASGVIHTDLERGFIRAEVIGYGELVAAGSMESAKAAGRIRVEGKDYEVQEGDILHVRFAV from the coding sequence ATGAGGGACGTGGGCCTGGTCGGGGTGGCGTACAGTGGGAAGTCCACGCTGTTCACCGCCCTCACCCGAGCCGGATCGCACGGCGGACAGGCCAACGTCGCCGTCGTCTCGGTGCCCGACGCTCGCCTGCAGGTGCTCACCGAGATGGAGCGATCGGCCAGGACCGTTGCGGCGCAGGTGCGGTTCGTGGACATCCCCGGCGGTGTGTCGAGCGCCCAGGGCATCGCCAAGCTGCGCGAGGTCGACGCGCTCGCGGTCGTGCTCCGCTGCTTCGGGGCCGACGCCGCGCCGCTCGACGAGCTGGAGACGGTCCGTGCGGCGCTGCTGCTCGCCGACCTCGGCGTGATCGAGAGCGCGCTCGAGAAGGCGGTCAAGAAGGCGCGCCAGAAGCCCGGTCTCGAGGTCGACGCGTTGCAGCGAGCGAAGGAGGCTTTGGAGGCCGAGACGCCGCTGCGCGACGCCGGCGTGTCCGACGAGGACGCCGTGCACCTTCGGGGCATCGCGCCCCTGACCCTGAAGCCCGAGGTCGTCGTCGCGAACCTCGAGGAGGGTCTCGAGGTGCCGCCGGAGCTCGCCGTCGCCGGAGCGGTCGGCGTGTACGCCTCGATCGAGGCCGAGACCGCCGAGATGGACGCCGACGAGGCCCGCGCGCTGCTCGAGGAGTTCGGCGTGTCACAACCGGGGCTCGAGACCGTGATCGAGGCCTGCTACCGAGCGCTCGACCTCATCACGTTCCTCACGACCGGTGAGGACGAGACCCGCGCGTGGGAGGTCCGGCGCGGCGCGAAGGCTCCCGAGGCGTCGGGCGTGATCCACACCGACCTCGAGCGTGGGTTCATCCGGGCCGAGGTGATCGGCTACGGCGAGCTCGTGGCCGCCGGTTCCATGGAATCGGCGAAGGCTGCGGGCAGGATCCGCGTCGAGGGCAAGGACTACGAGGTGCAGGAAGGCGACATTTTGCACGTGCGCTTCGCGGTCTGA